DNA from Vespa velutina chromosome 23, iVesVel2.1, whole genome shotgun sequence:
AGGTGCAAAAACTGTTACTTTAATGCCCACAAGTAGTTCAATAGTTACTACGTCTAGTGCATCTGAAACAATAGACGCTAGTAAAATGCTTTTCGTTCCATCGCAAAAGCAACCATCAGCTTCATTAGGTAAGTatcatatagaaaaaataatatataaatataacaattggATCAATTTATGAAACAATTTTATggtatttaattgaaaattttttagcATCTACTTCCGATGGCCCAGCTACTACTGATGCAGCTTTAGCTGCTCTTGCAGCAGAAGCAGGCTTAATAGATCCTGTTCAGGAACCGTCTGGTGGTTTATCTTTCATGGTAACCACGGATGATGTTACAGAAAGTGATGGAAAAACAGAAGATAGTTGTAATGGTAACgaagcaacaacagcagcagcttTAGTTTCTCAAATGACTGGTGGGGAATCTATGCAAGTTGACGGTGAAGGAAATTTCGTTATTCCGCAAGTCGATGGTCCGTCAGATATTGTTTTATCCGaggacgaaaataataaagccGATTTAGAGGAAGAACCTACGCCTGAGAGTCAGGACGAACAACCTGCTGCAGATCCTCAAGAAATGGAGCAAGATGTTGGTTCTGCTGttacagaaaatatttcaatggaaaTGTCTCCTGTTAAAGAAACAGAACCTTCTGCAGAAACAGCATGTGAAACATCTACTTCTGCTATGGTTGACGAAGAATTACCGAtagattcgaaagaaaaaataactgaGGTACAAATGGAATCTACGGAAAGTACTAATGAAACGGATATACCTAATGAAAGTGATATACAAATTAATGCACCATCCGAAGAAATGCAAATAAAGCATGATATCGCTGCGGAACAACAACCTGTTAGAGAAATTACACCAGAAGAAAGTGTAACTGCGACATTAGTAGAACCAGTAGATAACAATAAAAGTGAACAAGATACAAACaatgaattaaaaagtatGACTTTCGATTCGTATTCATCTGAGGAAAAGCCTTTATCGTCTGAGCACATATCAGctgaagataatattttacatcaaTCACATATCTCTCCAGACGAAAatcaagaaatagaaaatgttaaaagtgATATAAATGAATCAGAAGGTggagaaattttgaaaaagactTCTCCAATAGAGAATACGCCAGATGAAGATGAACCTATGCTTACAGATAATTCTTTACAAGAGACACATGTAAATGTTCATGTTGTAACACCTGTTATTCCAACAGAATTACAAGTGAAATTAGAGGAGTCTGATGAATCTATGGAACGTGATAAGACTCCTGATGTATCTGTATCGAATATCAATGGTATAGCTTCCGTATTGAAAGAATCGGATGTTTCTCAGAAGCCAATGACGCCAGTAAAAGTGGAAGTTAAAGATGAGCATATTACAAAAAGGGATAAcgtaaaacaagaaaaagtaCATAGTAACAGATCAGAGAGTGGAGATGATTCAACGGCATTGACTACTTTAGCTACTGCTGCTTTAGGATCGGCAGAACCACctgtgaaaatgaaaaacgaacAAGTGAGAGCTTGtttttcccatttttcttttatattaaatatatatatattttttttttttcttccttttttttttctatattaaatatattaagtacATTCTTACCTTTGATATTAATACTTACGTACGTGCTGTTTacagaacgaagaagaaaagaaagaggtagaATGGTATGACGTAGGAGTGATAAAGGGAACAAGTTTTACAGTACAGCATTATTATCTTCCTGGAGATGAGCCACTAGATATAACACAACCGTTAACAATGGACGTTTTTAaaggaagaacgaaaataCCTCTTGAACCTGGAACTGCTTACAAGTTTAGAGTTGCTGCTGTGAATAGCTGTGGACAAAGTGCCTGGAGCGAGGTAAtttacattcatttttttttttttattagctaTTATATAATCGGTTaattaccatatatatatatatatatatatatatatatatatatatatatatatataaatatatatatatatactttcattattaaagGTATCTGCATTCAAAACGTGTCTTCCGGGATTTCCTGGTGCTCCAAGCGCCatcaaaatttcaaaatctGCAGAGGGTGCTCAAATATCTTGGGAGCCACCACCTAGCAATGTGGGACCCATTTTAGAATATTCTGTTTATCTGGCAGTTAGAAGTGCTAGTACAGCATTAAATAATGAAGGAGAACCAAGAACGATCGTGTCAACACCAAATCAATTAGCTTTCATTAGAGTATATTGTGGTTCAAACAATTCCTGTTCTGTGAATAATAGTTCTCTAAGTGCTGCTCATGTGGATACCACTACAAAACCGGCCATAATATTTAGAATAGCGGCAAGAAATGACAAAGGATACGGACCAGCGACACAAGTTAGGTGGTTGCAAGGTTagtaaagaaaatcttttttttcaaactgaTTTAGATAATAgctaatgatttctttttttttttttttgtcttttttattttttttttttttttttttttttttatgaaaaattatcttgATTACTAatcacaaaaataaatttatattattttattagcaGATCCAACTACCGCCGTGAAAAGTAATCCGCAGGTAAAACGACCTGGTCCTGATATACGTTCACAAGCAAGTTCACCACAAAAGAAAGTGAAATCAGACACAGCAGGCGATAATTTTTCGTGAGCCTGTCGTATTTGACTTTTTATAACTCAAACGAGATGCtattcattatttcaatttccGCTGATACACACACGCctaacaacgataatgaaaCGGTGTATTGTTTGAGCGAACAACGTGATATATGCGAATAAATACAAGAATTGAATCTACGATAAGGggcaatgaaaaagaagaagaataataaaaagaagaagaagaagaaaaaaatgaagaagaagaagaaggtgtcCATAAGTAGAATGATTGAGGTATAACATAAGAATtcaaaaagtattttaaatgttctatataaatacaagGTCTTTCTGTACCACGATTTTCACTCACCGTTTTCCTCCTATTCTTTCGCAAATAAGCGAAAATATTCTGTAAAGACAGTATGAGTACCATTAATAAATGACAAGAGGTAATTATTTTGAAGTTAAGCAAGTTTTTCCATGTTTATAGTATTTCTATAAATGGTAAGACATATAGAGGATATTCACACTTGCATCAAAAAACAACACATTTTTCAACGATTATAAACTACTTTTATCTAAACatcattatatcattttaattcattcttaaactatataatctttcattttaaatcaaatatttactaATCATTTAACGCGAGTCATTTTAAAGttttaacaaacaaacaaacaaacaaacaagagatgataataaaaaaacaatatcgtAGGAATTACAAAAAAGGCTGATGcaagtgttaaaaaaaaaaaaaaagaaaaaagaatacaaaagttttgagattataacaaaaatacaatttcACGTAAGATATCGGTGCTATGCATTGTCTTGGATACTTTTGTTACTGCcaaataatgagaaaagaatagaTTATTCAGAATGAAAATGCAACACGTACtgaattatctctctctctaaagaGTGTCTAATTGTACATTacttatatgatttattagtCTCCAGAACATTTGAGagacaaatatattttgtaaaaatagaaagtaatgaaaaaaatgtgtgTAATATCCACGTATGTCTTAAGAATTcgatttaaagatattaatattttagtaAAACAGACAATGTAGTCgcggtaaaaaaagaaaaaaaaagttacggATATTctccataaataaaaaagaatatttgtttttataaaataatatgttattatattagtattattaatatatagggACAATCTGTTACAGACGAAATTGGATATAGTTATGGAAGcacatgataaataattaaaaataaacaaattaaaaatgtaatatccCTAACTTTTCTCTTgtgcataatataatatattttaatcaaaatattcaatataagcttttaaaaaacagaaaatttgaaagaattaattatataaaaaatatattatcctcCGTCTAGTTTTTTCTGGGTGGCTTTTTTCTTGGGGCTATGTTAAAActctacaataataatttaaatgcgCACATTTTATGTTGAATTGcgaatatatgtttttttgttatccatctttaagtaaaaaaaaaaaaaaaaaagaaaaaaaagaaaaaaaaaagaaaaaagagaaaatacttTTCCACTAATAAAGCATTGTAAATGCTCAGACATACttgtattacatacatatgtcatTTTAGTGGACTTATTATAGatggattatttaaaatatatatgttacaaatgatataaaatgagTGTTTTAGTATAATTTTGCATTATCTGAGCGTACAGATTTCAATTATAGTTTTgtatttcaaatgaatatcTATCGAATAATCTATTTTTGCACATAgtcattattctcgttatttcaatatattttattttatgctgTACCCAATAATGTAcaaattaattgtttctttttaaataaatttttgcatgaatttcaatttacatattaaaaatattatttgatatagcataaagtaaaaagtgaaaatgttttttttttttttttttttttttttttttttttttttttttttttttttggacaaacaaaattgatgataaaatCTTGTGCATTgtgtaattgatattaatcttatacataaaaaaatatatatatatatatataaaaaaaagattaaataatcttgattttaaattatcagACATGTATTTCAATTTTGTGTTCTGAATTAATTCGCTTAAATGATAAACATTTGTGTGCAACTTATTAATaggttattaataaatttccccatcgttttgttttataaattctatatgCAGAAGATGATGCTAGTTTTTAAAAACTATTTgcagatataaaatattttcataaatatatgtatcatagagcattttgttttctctctgtaAATCATCTCACtgcatttatattaataacagtaCGCTCTCCAATATGTTGTAAGATCTGTTAATAAATGTAGATcaatttcataaaaagaaactagACTTCATTTGATCAtagtattgtaatataattacagaATGTACTTATACTATTGTATATACTATAGCATATTAGAAGAATCATTGTAATGAACATTatggtattttattttatgtatttaagtGAACATGTACCAAcagaaaaatcataataaggTACAAGAcacttcaaaattttatatgacaTACAATGCATTGTGTTCTTTGATGGACATCATTCAAggacatatgtatatgatttattttcaatcattgtttattcttaattctataatatctactatataattcttttcttttcaaggaTAATatgttgatttaatttaacataaataagcttgaaataacgaagaaaatgttGTAAATTAGTATTAACATTGTAGATAAGAGTGGATGAATAGTGGAGTAAACAAATTCATccatttttacaatatatcaGAATTCTTTAGTGTTGCCTTTCCACTGATATCTAGCCCTTTCTTGGCAGTAACGAAAGCAAGTATATTGATGTATCCTATAAATTTGATTGACATTTTTAATGCACTAGATTctgttataaaatgaaaaatggtgATAGGAAAACAGCTCTACTTTTTTCTAATAGTTTTATCCACAACGCGAATGTAACATGTTAGTAGAGAAGTATAGAATAATAACGGGACAAcgattttacttaaaaaaaaaaagaaaaaaaaaaaagaaaaaaaagaaaaaaaaattcttttctacatAATCGTACAGTGAGTGTATAGCAAGAGACTATAATTTTTGgtaagataattaaattgaaaataattctacaTTACTGAATATTTACTTATGAGATATAACCAAGTCAACTATATTATTGGACAGACTTTTGATTGgctgtaaataataaaatgctaATATGAGTTGTAATGATAATTTagaagaaaaggtaaagaatttagtgaagaaatatttacacAATAATACATAATGTGTTATCGCTAAGTGGATGGATATTGCTAGATATTGCACTGCATACAACTTGCAATTAAATagcatacatttatacatatttttccaTATGAAACTTCAAATAGATTTTTCGACGTGtttcatatttcaaatttctgAGGACAACTagaaaattatagataatgtAGAATGTATTTAATAAGATCACAGGATGCTATGACTTCTTATAGGCGTATTTGGAACATCTGGAAAAGGTTCGTGCTATtgaaatacttattatttatgatactgttttataataagataaatagcATGTAAACCGAGATAGCAGTTGCGGGAAGTATGATTAAGGAAAAAGGATGGCGTTTcaaaattctaaaaatttcttataataaatgaaaaatctataaaaaaatatactttccCATAGACAGCTATCTTCCCTGGCTACATATTAATGAAGAGTGAATAACAAATTTGgacatgcaaaaaaaaaaattatgcaattttatggatatataaaaatgtcctAATTAAAACACAATTTTAAAAGGTCAGCAAAGTGAAAATTGTTTCAATTAGATgagaattttctaaaaaaaaaaaaaaagaaaaaaaatattcataaagtttcataattttttgtatCACTAAATTTGCAATAATTTCTTGCAAgctattgtaaatatatcttgTGAACTGTGTtagattttacaaatttttaacagCATTTTAAAAATCCGTGTGCCTAATTGCAGACCcgattacgataaaaaagaaaaaaaaaaacattaaatccTTGATCGCTTAATTGTTCTCAATACTTgcgttaataaaagaaagttgtatataaaatgaatgttatacgaaaaagaattttaatcacatcttatttttaattttttctatgatataatttcaaataattattttcatagattttcgttgaaaatatacGTTACTATTGAATTTGTGTATACgactataaattaaaaaaaaaaaaaaaaaaaaaaaaaaaaaaaaaaaaaaaaagaaaagaaaagaaaaagaaaaaaaaattctaaaaataatttaaataagatGTACTAAccttacaaaattaatttttataagaaaagaagtttCGGGCCAATGGCAATACTATCGAAACTGcgcaatatattaaaatttaaaaatgatcaaagtatgtgtataaatcattcacacacacacacacacacatacacacacgcacgcacacacgtatacatatatataaggaaattACAATTAGATCGAATGTCGAACACAACAAGCCTCCTTTGACATTCTAttcaataatgaataaataatctatGATGGTAGAATGTTAAGTCAAAACatattatgtaaaatgaaggaaaaataaagtaaatgtgactttcatatatacatatgtaaataaatacatacatacatataaataacttccttttcatttatacaaaataattatgttcTAAACTCTAAActaaacttttttatataatcaaataataataataataatagtaataataataataataataataataataaatcaataatttataaagctaatattaatctttttctcacaaaatatcgattacatacatatgtacaatcTACTTCTACAAATGTTAATGATACGTAATAATCTCTAACCAAATATTcacatttttttgtaattaattcattGGCATAGAAAGATGtcacgtaaaaaaaataagcacaaattataatttattttaaagtaatattcACGATCATTCACAATTATCAGCTGATTAAttggaataaatattaatgaccGATACGTGTAACGATTTTTGTATGCACATTGATAAGAAGTAGCACAAATGGTAACCATATGCactatagtatatatactaAACGTCCATGTCATAAGATAACAGAGAGTGAAGGagttgttatattatatttctcatttaaattgtagatatgtatacgtgtcggtgacaatactaataattaatattacaagaaATAACAACGAAACACGTACGAATTAATTCTAAGATGTTTCGATCGCAaatgtcattataaaaatttcgtaCTTGGTTTAAAGGTTAGAGTGTATGAGCACTTAATGTATACGTATGCCGggaagtataaaataaattgaaatttaattttatcaaaagtttctttaaaaaatatttgcaaagACTTAATCTATCTAAAAGTATTTAGAGATATtgactttatttctttgttttataagcttattattaatatcaaagcTTATGCATATTAGGTGGGAAGCTaagaataaaagtataatggGAATCGACAGCATGAGAGTTGGAACAGGCAGATGTTCACCTCTTTTAGTTGGAGGACTCTTTATTGCATGTTTAATGCTTATTTGCAACTGGTGGACTTTATCTTCTGAAAATTTAGATTTAGTGCACCAAATAGATGAACTTAATGAGCAGCTTAAAATAAGGTAAAGATACTTTATTATATggcatattgtatatattagaaaatatattttttagaaataattagtATTATGCTACTGATATTGTATCAAATTATAATCCTTTCCTTCAAAAGAGTTAATTAACAACTAATCAAATATATGCACAAAATCTTACatgttaatttctattattataaagtgttgtaatatttagttattaaatatgttataaaaaaaaacaaaattatatcttttatagcGCAGAAGATAGAGATCAGTGTGTAACATTACGCAGTAAATTAGAGCAAAGATATAAACAAATGGAAGATGACATAGCTTATTTACATGTAAGATTAGAAAAGCAAAatgatatagagaaaaaaaatgatgaactTAAAGATTCTATAGTAATCTGTAAAAGTGAATTAGACTCATTGAATAAATTAGATgctaaacgaaaagaaaataaaaaacttcaAGAAGAATTGGACAGAgtatgttattttctttttttttatatataaaatatgtcatatatagctattaagttattaatataataatttccatAGGTCAAAGatgaaatggaaaaattaaaacttgCTTATAATGCACCagctaataatattaaatctgATCTTACATTAACACGTaagttattatttacatattacagTATTACTTGAATAGCAtagcattttattttatattttaatttttaataatatatttacacattttAAAGTgtccatatattttaattatatgaacgttttctattatttttttctttattatgctttaattctattaacattttttttattaaatatactttacaCTGAATTATTATCGCAAGATTCTCTATATATTGGGCAATTCAAATGTTACTTCAAAtagaaattcttatttattcaaacCGAATCAAGTTAAgccatttataaaaaaaaaaaaaaaaaaaaaaaaaaagtaaacaaaaaagtatCGCCTTTTAATTTCTGACTTAGTATCATAAGATATTCTCGGACTCTGCTGATTTAGCTACAAGAAAGGTCATTGATGCTAGTCAGTTACATCTTGTTCGGGACTCCGCTATAAGAATATCTGTAGCTGGTCAGCGTGGTTTGAAGTACCATCAAATCCCAATTCTACCAACAGATCCACCTGGTGCTGTGCGCCTAGCTCCTCGTCTTTCAGTAACAATGTTAAAAGGTAGTGATACTTTCCTCAAAATtcagggaaagaaaagaactgcCATGAAAATCTATTAGctctattttttcaatttttccatttccaaaaaacaagaaacattacattccaataaataatctttttttatcgatataattttccatgttgaaattattttttaaaattgattggatatattaaaaataatatataattaaatcctAGGAGATTTTTGATCAAAGAAATACatagaagatatatacatttatttattgttaaaatatatatatatatataatatatataatatatatatatatgatgaatttaaaatcgtaataaatattcatatatcagttgaaattttattattttatatatatatatataataataatagtattttatatatatatatatatatatatatatatatatatatatatatatatatataataaacatacatataggGATTTGACAAAATAATGGAAATGATTCTTCGGACgatgaaataattctttatgaGTTGATATCAGGGAACCATCATTTATTACAACAGTTTGTAGATAATTGAAAGTATGAAATGTAATTATCAAGGTATTACgatcataataatgaatatattttatattaagagATATAATGAAGAATTGCGTAATACATTCGATCTTTACGGTGAttcaagaaaaacaaagataatcGCTATTGTCACTATCATCAATAACCTTCTCTGTCGTTTGTaacgtttgtttgtttttatcagactattatcttttcattcttgGAATCGTTTAGaacatatttgtttattctctACGTAATAATTCCTACGTTATAGGTCagtgtattatttattctcgTGCGCAATGggtttataaatatgtaagtgCTTTAATGGGGAAATTATcggatttttaaaaagaattggaTTTTTGATCtttgtatatttacataattaaaaacattcgCAACATAAACtgctattttatttcattttgatttattgaGAGTAAGAATTTTTAAGGTTATGTCGGTATAGACAATAAATAATCATCGAAGGACATTATCAGTTAAGAGGACAGAATAGTGAACGGAAATTAATCTCAAAGAACTTTAAAACTATTGCATAAAAGGTGACAAAAGAACTGAATGTATATTTGAAAGATCCTGTCTCAATTAAAACAGTTTAATGAATGTTTCATGAACAACAATATCAATGGATAGGATTACAATTTCTAAATCTTTGATTATTGAAGCCAAtgttatagaaaagaaaaagatagtgtaattataataaaacaggAATctctgtagaaaaaaaaaataatatgatctGATTAATGATCTTTCTCATTGTTTCCAACAATAGAATGCCTTTATATACAGAAAATACTCAAAGAGgcttattttcttaaatgtaTATCTTCTTCAAATGTTtccattattttgtttttaatccctgtaaatatatttcttgttaaaatatgacaacttaaaaattattgtaatgtattatgattttatttttattttatatatctttatatatacttgtattatatatatatatataaaaaaaatgctatgtcatttttttttacaggaaaattaatacatacataagtatatatatatatatatataatttttcagctaaaagaaatgtagaaatagaaaatggcACGACTCAAGGAATAGAAAATgacgaagtagaaaaaaatggtaatagaaaattttatatatatatatatattatactattaaataaatatatatttaagcaaatgtttattttcaatcaGATGTAAATAATCAAGGAAATGAGGCAGTAGAAACTGTTTCATATGTAGAAAAGAGGAACCATCAATTATCTAATCAATCGATGCATTAAATATCTCTGTgatataaatacttatttacTGGATGCCTTgtcaattaaaatgaattaaataatttgtatagtATTTCTAAGATAATAACAGATTAGTTTTGGAAATAATGTTCGAAAGCTTTTAATGTTTGGTTACAGTTATgcaatataagaatattaagtattattatactcatttttttttcttatttttttttttttttcaagaaaatatatccatatctgatttcatgtaaaattatgtaataaaaagattaagtACAACGTTATAATGATACAATGTATTTTCTCTTAGTTCTCATTTCTCTATACACTTCTGAAGGAATATAATTATCtacaaataacaaa
Protein-coding regions in this window:
- the LOC124956803 gene encoding uncharacterized protein LOC124956803 isoform X1, with translation MHIRWEAKNKSIMGIDSMRVGTGRCSPLLVGGLFIACLMLICNWWTLSSENLDLVHQIDELNEQLKISAEDRDQCVTLRSKLEQRYKQMEDDIAYLHVRLEKQNDIEKKNDELKDSIVICKSELDSLNKLDAKRKENKKLQEELDRVKDEMEKLKLAYNAPANNIKSDLTLTPTRKVIDASQLHLVRDSAIRISVAGQRGLKYHQIPILPTDPPGAVRLAPRLSVTMLKAKRNVEIENGTTQGIENDEVEKNDVNNQGNEAVETVSYVEKRNHQLSNQSMH
- the LOC124956803 gene encoding uncharacterized protein LOC124956803 isoform X4; the encoded protein is MHIRWEAKNKSIMGIDSMRVGTGRCSPLLVGGLFIACLMLICNWWTLSSENLDLVHQIDELNEQLKISAEDRDQCVTLRSKLEQRYKQMEDDIAYLHVRLEKQNDIEKKNDELKDSIVICKSELDSLNKLDAKRKENKKLQEELDRVKDEMEKLKLAYNAPANNIKSDLTLTPTRKVIDASQLHLVRDSAIRISVAGQRGLKYHQIPILPTDPPGAVRLAPRLSVTMLKGKLIHT
- the LOC124956803 gene encoding uncharacterized protein LOC124956803 isoform X3, which codes for MHIRWEAKNKSIMGIDSMRVGTGRCSPLLVGGLFIACLMLICNWWTLSSENLDLVHQIDELNEQLKISAEDRDQCVTLRSKLEQRYKQMEDDIAYLHVRLEKQNDIEKKNDELKDSIVICKSELDSLNKLDAKRKENKKLQEELDRVKDEMEKLKLAYNAPANNIKSDLTLTPTRKVIDASQLHLVRDSAIRISVAGQRGLKYHQIPILPTDPPGAVRLAPRLSVTMLKGSDTFLKIQGKKRTAMKIY
- the LOC124956803 gene encoding uncharacterized protein LOC124956803 isoform X5, with amino-acid sequence MHIRWEAKNKSIMGIDSMRVGTGRCSPLLVGGLFIACLMLICNWWTLSSENLDLVHQIDELNEQLKISAEDRDQCVTLRSKLEQRYKQMEDDIAYLHVRLEKQNDIEKKNDELKDSIVICKSELDSLNKLDAKRKENKKLQEELDRVKDEMEKLKLAYNAPANNIKSDLTLTPKRNVEIENGTTQGIENDEVEKNDVNNQGNEAVETVSYVEKRNHQLSNQSMH
- the LOC124956803 gene encoding uncharacterized protein LOC124956803 isoform X2; amino-acid sequence: MGIDSMRVGTGRCSPLLVGGLFIACLMLICNWWTLSSENLDLVHQIDELNEQLKISAEDRDQCVTLRSKLEQRYKQMEDDIAYLHVRLEKQNDIEKKNDELKDSIVICKSELDSLNKLDAKRKENKKLQEELDRVKDEMEKLKLAYNAPANNIKSDLTLTPTRKVIDASQLHLVRDSAIRISVAGQRGLKYHQIPILPTDPPGAVRLAPRLSVTMLKAKRNVEIENGTTQGIENDEVEKNDVNNQGNEAVETVSYVEKRNHQLSNQSMH